A genomic window from Winogradskyella sp. J14-2 includes:
- a CDS encoding peptidoglycan-binding protein LysM yields MIKNSVKNYLMPFSICLVIALALYPNSSLNTEMYSTEGLDLNYNIKSDLAMSQGNDVAKSDIFTPHLGKSFEGFKEALAFKESRGDYFTVNTLGYLGKYQFGAETLKLIGIYNPNQFLYNPELQEKAFMANASRNKWILRKDIKRFDGKFIGGVKVTESGILAAAHLAGPGTVKKFLRSYGDYNLSDAYGSTVKYYMKKFSGYDTTIIKPNKKAKARI; encoded by the coding sequence ATGATAAAAAATAGCGTTAAGAATTATTTGATGCCATTTTCAATTTGCTTAGTAATTGCGTTGGCACTTTATCCAAATTCCTCCTTAAATACAGAGATGTATTCAACAGAAGGTTTGGATTTAAACTACAATATCAAGTCAGATTTAGCCATGTCCCAAGGTAATGATGTTGCTAAATCAGATATTTTTACACCGCATCTAGGTAAGTCCTTCGAAGGTTTTAAAGAAGCACTTGCATTTAAAGAATCTAGAGGAGATTATTTTACTGTAAATACATTAGGTTATTTGGGGAAATATCAGTTTGGTGCTGAAACTTTAAAGTTAATTGGCATTTATAATCCTAATCAGTTTCTTTACAATCCAGAACTTCAGGAAAAAGCATTTATGGCAAATGCATCACGAAACAAATGGATTTTAAGAAAGGATATTAAGCGTTTTGATGGTAAGTTTATCGGTGGTGTTAAGGTAACCGAATCTGGTATTTTAGCTGCGGCACATCTCGCTGGTCCTGGAACGGTTAAAAAGTTTTTACGCAGCTATGGAGACTACAACCTTTCTGATGCGTATGGCTCTACTGTAAAATACTACATGAAAAAGTTTTCTGGTTACGATACAACTATCATTAAGCCAAACAAAAAGGCCAAAGCAAGAATTTAA